Below is a genomic region from Longibacter salinarum.
ATGGGGGAAAGGGGGATGAGGAGGAGCCGAGGTCTTGGTCAATGTTTGTGTCGGATGAGGGGGGACGTTGTCCCGTCTTTAGCGTGACTGAGGGCGCCATTTTGCTCGAGTCTTTTCTCGGGTCGGCGTAGTCCGTTTTCTTTCTATGAACCCCTTCGCATTTCGCCCTTCGCAGTTCGACTTCGCGCAGACCCCACGCGAGTGGGGATAGACCCGATTTGAGGTATGGGGAATGGGGGAAAGGGGGATGAGGCGGAGCCGAGGTCCTGGTCAGTATTTGTGTCGGATGAGGTGAGACGTGGATCGGAGTGAGAGGGCCGGTCCAGCTACATCGACAGGATCGGGAAGACGTCTGTGAGGGCTCCCACGAGCTCGTTTGATGGGTCTTAGATGATCGAAATTTTTCGGGTCGCGAGTCGCCTGAAGGTTAGACGAACGAGTGTCGGCCGAAGGGCGAAGACCTGCAACGTTGCCTGATGGGCGTCGTGCGAAAAAGTGACGCCGGACAACGGACGTTTCGCGCTAGGTTGATAACCTGTTCGGCGGACGGGTCGCGAAAAGCAAGGCCCGTTGCGCATGCCTTGTTCATAGGTGTCGCGGTGATCCTTTCTCGATGATGCAGGAGCTACGGTGCGCAAGATCAACCAAGCCGTGTACTGCGAGCGTCGAGAGGGCCGACCCTCGGGAGGTCCGTACCGTGGGATTGCCGAAGGCTGTCCGTCAAACAGGTTCTGATGGTGTCATACCTGCCGGGGGGCCGTGTGTCCCGTCCGGCGTCTCGGCATGATCGTACGTCCATTCACCAGGTATCACGGACTGACATGCCAAGCCAACGCTCACGCCGAGAGATCGAGAAGGAAATGAAGGAAGATCTCGGTCTCGTCCCGTCCTTTTTCGACCGCATCCCGGACAAGTATCTGGACCGGGAGTGGACCCTGTTCAAAGACTTCGAGCTGGGTGAGACGCTCATCCCGCAGAAGTACAAACAACTCATGGGAGTCGCGCTGCATTCCGAGACGAAGTGCACGTACTGCACGCTGTATCATACCGAGGCCGCCAAGCTCTTCGGAGCCACGGATGAGGAGATTCAGGAGGCCGTACACTATGCCAAGAGTTCGCTCGGATGGAGTGCTTACCTGAACGGTATGCGCATCGATTTTGATGAGTTCGAACGCGAACTCGAGCAGATCGCGAAGCACGTCGAGAAAACGTCTCAAGAGCCCGCCCACGTCTAAGGATGCAACTCGAACGAGTCCGACCGACCGTATTCTGTGTAACCCTTCACGCCTACGAGCTGAGTACGCTCATCGCGGCGGCGCGATGGGCGGCGGACGGAGGCGAGGGAGAGTTACCAGAAGATGCTCGCAAGCAGCTTCGCGACCTGCTCGACAGCTACGACCGCCAATTAACGGCCGAGCAATCTGTCGAGTAGATGCGCCACACGTTCATTCCCAGATGTGATTCTGCGTCCCGGCTGAGAACACGGTCGGGACGCGTTATGTTTGGACGGCTCCAATGGAGGTCGGTAGCTTCTCGCCCGTCTCGATTACGTCCAGCCGCGCGTCTACATGATTGCTCGCACTGCAGGTTCGAACCGGTCCATATCGCCGCCCTCTCTTCGCTCATTTTGGATATCGATTGATCTGCCGAACAGGTTATCAAGGTCGTAACCTGTTGACGGCAAGATGGCTTCCACTCCTCGAATCCATCGGTCGGGACTTCCGTAAGCGCGGTTGAGAGGTGATCGCCAGAACGCATGCCGTTCTTGCATCCGATTCCGTGCTTCGGTTCGTGAGCAACTGTTGTTTGCCGATGTCGGATCGAAGCACCGCACGTACTCTTTCGAGTTGATCCACGCCAGCTATGCCACAACAATCCCCTCCACCGCTCAGTCACGAGGAAGAGACGGTGATCGCGTTTTCGCAACTTCTGGAGGAGGAAGAACTACCGGAGGAGGCACGCAGGAGCGTTCCTGTTCCTGCGCCATCAACCGATGATGTCGTATCTCGCGGAATCGATGAACTTAGCGCCGAAATCTGGGATTGGGCCGAACAGCATCCAGGAGTCGACGATGCGCTCGCGCGACGAATCTCTGCCATGGAGCCGGGAGGTGAGGATCGCTCGGGTTCCGTTGCGGGCACGGACGTCGGCGGGGTCTCGCTGTCGGGAGATTCTCCCGGGGACGAATCGGGCAACGAGGCCACGGGTGCCCAACGACCGAACGTCGCCGAGCCGGGAACGAGTGAGGTCGGCGCCGACGAGTACCGCCGCCCCGGTCCGGGACGGCGGCGGTCCAACGGGGGACGCACCGGCATGACCGGCGATCGACCTGGATCCCCTCGGGATGCCGCAGCGTCCGATCTCGAGGACCCGGAAGGGCTGTATGTGCTCCGCAATGCTGTTAATCTGGCGCGGGACCTCGCGCGGGGCATGCGTGACCGGCTGTAAGCGTAGGGTTCAACCCATGTAGGCGGCGCACCTTGAATCCAGACTTTTTTTGATCGAAGATGTGCAGGGCAGTCCGGCGCTTCGTACAATAGGAGACCATTTTTCCAATCTCCCGCTATTCGATGATTGCTGTGCCTCATATTCGTCCCGCCGTTGTTCTCCTGTTGCTGATTCCGGGTCTTCTTGCCGTAACCGGCTGCTCCTCGTCGCCCGATGTACCGGAAGGAAAATGGACCGGCGCGCTCACCCCGATGAACCATCCGGAGATGCAGACGTCGGTGGCGTACAACGTGGCCACGCAGGACGGCGGGCTCATGATTGACGTGATCGGTCCGAATGGGAACGTGGTCCGCGCACAGCAACCCGAGCTGCAGGGCGACACGCTTGCTTTTCGCTTTCCCGAGCCGGAGGAGAACGTGATGCTGACGTGCCGATTGGGACGCACGGAAGAGATTCCCGACGGATTTGCCGGCCGATGCA
It encodes:
- a CDS encoding carboxymuconolactone decarboxylase family protein, translating into MPSQRSRREIEKEMKEDLGLVPSFFDRIPDKYLDREWTLFKDFELGETLIPQKYKQLMGVALHSETKCTYCTLYHTEAAKLFGATDEEIQEAVHYAKSSLGWSAYLNGMRIDFDEFERELEQIAKHVEKTSQEPAHV